In Myxococcus stipitatus, a single window of DNA contains:
- a CDS encoding C39 family peptidase: MRSQVPAADSAPVLLPPAPLPSSSSPSPELLASVRDLYDRGLYLQAFQLTEGGVPLERWTGSRARVLAARLLHHLGAPRAARLQWTRAYRESPRDPEVRYYYAQLLEQRRGPLAALAFLDGPVDLELASPEARADLLLARAEFLVALRDFEDAGRWLHEALALAPRHPWCHVMRAHMLEEQDRREEALESARHALALRPWYRPAVQCVAGLLGELGRADEALAFLKEASERLESSPVSGQLAVLQGDLGLHEEAWETWERALRLAPRLEAKSFGMMAALRSDAAYLRGDVALALDLAWLSGSGFHENMARRLEARPEGRRLVLPVRFVRQHHKTCAPATLVSVAALWNVPVEHLQVAEAICYDGTPAYQERHWAATTGWHVREFRVTWESARALLDAGIAFTLTTRGVGNAHLQAVVGYDERRGTLLVRDPSTPHLVEFDTEASLEHFASCGPRGMALVPLAEAARLDAIELPEAALYDDLHRLDAALVAHDRAGARAIAEAMASAAPAHRLVWEARRVLASYDESTPEGLAAIEGLRAAYPDDLNYVMAWLGYLGELGRAEERRAALRERAQGKGTHPVVWHSLAGELLSDARHEAEAEWLLGRTLRVHPTFAPAYRTLANLRWGQQRRAEALSLYRAAACLEDRDEGHAWTYFLAAQAQGDTARALAFLTDRFQRLGALDSASARTLCRAREELDQTAEAFAVLERARALRPEDGELALFAAQMHARFGQVEEAQRHLDSARGHVREGAWFRAAALLASTRGALEESLACWEQVLTREPLAQDAHGERVRLLTALHGVPRAREHLEAACARFPHHHGLLRLRVQWAREHDAAALPVAVGAMLAVHPDDAWALREKARVLASEGLRDEALEVLSRADVLDPRSASLHFAKGQVLAASGRTDEARTAYRESLRLHPAPHVAAALVELATTPETRREALDFLREVLEHAPLLDETVRVVEEYGRNVYAPEELGAWLEGLLARRPEAKDVWVARLRHLPREGRADEALALAERATAHFPLLGQVWLERALVHRARKEVAGERAALERACRLSPGWVRPTCELSELLERQGEKAEARAVLERLRRENPLDCTVLGFLAELMWRSDARDEALAYLFQALRLGVDYGWGWERLLEWSHEAERLPDAVALARELVARPSTSVLPRWKLAELLELLEGPTLEEQLALLDSVLESAPRLADVYDARARMLCRAERYEEALAACAPAVYGGAPPVSLRGRAVWVLAQRGERREAIRAMTALVEQDPDYTWGWVKLAQWGERLPDVGVFVRAMEALVGQQPENASFHERLGDARAKADDVAGALAAWTRARELDSDNGVPCLKAFDLLAKHRRWDEAAVWLEQGRSRCDEAFFEARQVRLAAGRGNARGASAHLVRTMLSVDEGDEWPLAAAAEAMKERGWGTLLDRAVEDAVRLREGPLPGTLARLWGARQAERRLTWRVWGGLRELLASREGAVEAVGAYVERLGELHRDVLMPLFLWLHGDTLRRHVRLWGAVGYALMQMGWMGWAWRWMRDWRDHPVRELRPWMLLNVTVLSYLRGNTSESEEAVARGLGLPEDHSRASLRVWNAFVLALGGAHRALDAALEGLEAPSDEPVLKLLKGLAEAVRAARVAGAEGARVALRKAEAAGGDLRSNGLAQRAWHDAVARIRDQVGHDAWRRSGG; the protein is encoded by the coding sequence ATGCGCTCCCAGGTCCCGGCCGCCGACTCCGCTCCCGTGCTCCTTCCTCCCGCGCCACTTCCGTCCTCCTCGTCCCCGTCGCCCGAGCTGCTGGCTTCGGTGCGCGACCTCTATGACCGGGGCCTCTATCTCCAGGCCTTCCAGCTCACGGAAGGGGGCGTGCCCCTGGAGCGGTGGACGGGGAGCCGCGCGCGGGTGCTGGCGGCGCGGCTGCTGCATCATCTCGGGGCTCCCCGCGCGGCGCGCCTCCAGTGGACGCGGGCCTACCGGGAGTCGCCGCGAGACCCGGAGGTCCGCTACTACTATGCGCAGCTCCTGGAGCAGCGCAGGGGACCGCTGGCGGCGCTCGCCTTCCTCGACGGCCCCGTGGACCTGGAACTGGCCTCGCCGGAGGCGCGCGCGGACCTGCTGCTCGCCCGGGCGGAGTTCCTGGTCGCGCTGCGCGACTTCGAGGACGCCGGGCGGTGGCTCCACGAGGCGCTGGCGCTCGCGCCCCGTCACCCTTGGTGCCACGTGATGCGGGCCCACATGCTGGAGGAGCAGGACCGGCGCGAGGAGGCGCTGGAGTCCGCGCGTCACGCCCTGGCGCTGCGCCCGTGGTACCGCCCCGCGGTGCAGTGCGTCGCCGGGCTGCTGGGGGAGCTGGGCCGCGCCGACGAGGCGCTCGCGTTCCTGAAGGAGGCCTCGGAGCGCCTGGAGTCGTCCCCGGTGTCGGGGCAGCTGGCCGTCCTCCAGGGCGACCTGGGCCTCCACGAGGAGGCCTGGGAGACCTGGGAGCGGGCGCTGCGGCTGGCGCCCCGGCTGGAGGCGAAGAGCTTCGGCATGATGGCGGCGCTGCGCTCCGACGCCGCGTACCTGCGGGGCGACGTGGCGCTGGCTCTGGACCTGGCGTGGCTGAGCGGCTCGGGTTTCCACGAGAACATGGCCCGCAGGCTGGAGGCCCGGCCGGAGGGGCGCCGCCTGGTGCTGCCGGTGCGCTTCGTGCGCCAGCACCACAAGACGTGCGCTCCCGCGACGCTCGTCTCCGTGGCGGCGCTGTGGAATGTGCCGGTGGAGCACCTGCAGGTGGCGGAGGCCATCTGCTACGACGGCACGCCCGCCTACCAGGAGCGGCACTGGGCGGCGACGACGGGCTGGCACGTGCGCGAGTTCCGCGTCACCTGGGAGAGCGCTCGCGCGCTGCTCGACGCGGGCATCGCCTTCACCCTCACCACGCGCGGCGTGGGCAACGCGCACCTGCAAGCGGTGGTGGGCTACGACGAGCGCCGGGGCACGCTGCTGGTGCGCGACCCGTCCACGCCGCACCTGGTGGAGTTCGACACCGAGGCCTCGCTGGAGCACTTCGCGTCCTGCGGCCCGCGCGGGATGGCCCTGGTGCCCCTGGCGGAGGCCGCGCGGCTGGACGCCATCGAGCTGCCGGAGGCCGCGCTCTACGACGACCTGCACCGGCTGGATGCGGCGCTCGTCGCGCATGACCGCGCGGGGGCCCGGGCCATCGCGGAGGCCATGGCGAGCGCCGCGCCGGCGCACCGGCTGGTGTGGGAGGCCCGCCGCGTGCTGGCCTCCTACGACGAGAGCACGCCGGAGGGGCTGGCCGCCATCGAGGGGCTGCGCGCGGCCTACCCCGACGACCTCAACTACGTGATGGCCTGGCTCGGCTACCTGGGCGAGCTGGGGCGGGCCGAGGAGCGCCGCGCGGCGCTGCGCGAGCGCGCGCAGGGGAAGGGCACGCACCCGGTGGTGTGGCACTCGCTGGCGGGGGAGCTGCTGTCGGACGCGCGCCACGAGGCGGAGGCGGAGTGGCTGCTCGGGCGCACCCTGCGCGTGCACCCCACCTTCGCGCCCGCGTACCGCACGCTGGCCAACCTGCGGTGGGGCCAGCAGCGGCGGGCGGAGGCGTTGTCGCTCTATCGCGCCGCGGCCTGCCTGGAGGACCGGGACGAGGGGCATGCCTGGACATACTTCCTCGCGGCCCAGGCGCAGGGGGACACGGCGCGCGCGCTGGCCTTCCTGACGGACCGCTTCCAGCGCCTGGGTGCGCTCGACTCGGCGTCCGCCCGGACGCTCTGCCGCGCGCGCGAGGAGCTGGACCAGACGGCGGAGGCGTTCGCCGTGCTGGAGCGCGCCCGCGCGCTGCGGCCGGAGGATGGCGAGCTGGCCCTCTTCGCGGCGCAGATGCACGCGCGCTTCGGGCAGGTGGAGGAGGCCCAGCGCCACCTGGACTCGGCGCGCGGACACGTGCGCGAGGGGGCCTGGTTCCGCGCGGCGGCGCTGCTGGCCTCCACGCGCGGCGCGCTGGAGGAGTCGCTGGCGTGCTGGGAGCAGGTGTTGACCCGGGAGCCCCTGGCGCAGGACGCGCACGGCGAGCGGGTGCGGCTGCTCACCGCGCTTCACGGCGTGCCCCGGGCGCGCGAGCACCTGGAGGCGGCCTGCGCGCGCTTCCCGCACCACCATGGCCTGTTGCGGCTGCGCGTCCAGTGGGCGCGGGAGCATGACGCGGCGGCGCTCCCTGTCGCGGTGGGGGCGATGCTGGCCGTCCACCCGGACGACGCCTGGGCGCTGCGCGAGAAGGCGCGGGTGCTCGCCAGCGAGGGGCTCCGGGACGAGGCGCTGGAGGTGCTCTCGCGCGCGGACGTGCTGGACCCTCGCAGCGCGTCGCTCCACTTCGCGAAGGGGCAGGTGCTGGCGGCCTCGGGACGGACTGACGAGGCGCGGACGGCCTACCGTGAGTCGCTGAGGCTGCACCCGGCGCCACACGTGGCGGCGGCGCTGGTGGAGCTGGCGACGACGCCCGAGACGCGCAGGGAGGCGCTCGACTTCCTGCGCGAGGTGCTCGAGCACGCGCCCCTCCTCGACGAGACGGTGCGGGTGGTGGAGGAGTATGGCCGGAACGTCTACGCCCCCGAGGAGCTGGGGGCGTGGCTCGAGGGACTGCTCGCGAGAAGGCCGGAGGCGAAGGACGTGTGGGTGGCGCGGCTGCGTCACCTGCCGCGCGAGGGCCGCGCGGACGAGGCACTGGCCCTGGCGGAGCGGGCCACGGCGCACTTCCCGCTGCTGGGACAGGTGTGGCTGGAGCGTGCGTTGGTGCACCGCGCCCGGAAGGAGGTCGCGGGCGAGCGCGCGGCGCTGGAGCGGGCGTGCCGGCTGTCGCCCGGGTGGGTGCGGCCGACGTGCGAGCTGTCGGAGCTGCTGGAGCGTCAGGGCGAGAAGGCGGAGGCGCGCGCGGTGCTGGAGCGGCTGCGGCGGGAGAACCCGCTGGACTGCACGGTGCTCGGCTTCCTGGCGGAGCTGATGTGGCGCTCCGACGCGCGAGACGAGGCGCTGGCCTACCTCTTCCAGGCGCTGCGCCTGGGCGTGGACTACGGCTGGGGGTGGGAGCGGCTGCTGGAGTGGAGCCACGAGGCGGAGCGGCTCCCGGACGCGGTGGCGCTGGCGCGCGAGCTGGTGGCCCGCCCGTCCACCTCCGTGCTTCCCCGGTGGAAGCTGGCGGAGCTGCTGGAGTTGTTGGAGGGGCCCACCCTGGAGGAGCAGCTGGCGCTGCTGGATTCGGTGCTGGAGTCGGCCCCCCGGCTGGCGGACGTGTACGACGCGCGGGCGCGCATGCTGTGCCGGGCCGAGCGGTACGAGGAAGCGCTGGCCGCGTGCGCTCCCGCCGTCTATGGCGGCGCGCCCCCGGTGTCCCTGCGGGGTCGCGCGGTGTGGGTGCTCGCGCAGCGCGGGGAGCGGCGCGAGGCCATCCGCGCCATGACGGCGTTGGTGGAGCAGGACCCGGACTACACGTGGGGGTGGGTGAAGCTGGCGCAGTGGGGAGAGCGCCTCCCGGACGTGGGCGTCTTCGTCCGCGCGATGGAGGCGCTGGTGGGGCAGCAGCCGGAGAACGCCTCCTTCCACGAGCGGCTGGGCGACGCGCGGGCGAAGGCGGACGACGTGGCGGGGGCGCTCGCGGCCTGGACGCGCGCGCGGGAGCTGGACTCCGACAACGGAGTCCCGTGTCTGAAGGCCTTCGACCTGCTGGCGAAGCATCGCCGGTGGGACGAGGCGGCCGTGTGGCTGGAGCAGGGGCGCTCGCGCTGCGACGAGGCGTTCTTCGAGGCGCGACAGGTGCGGCTCGCCGCCGGGCGAGGCAATGCCCGGGGCGCCAGCGCGCACCTGGTGCGGACGATGCTGTCCGTGGACGAGGGCGACGAGTGGCCGCTGGCCGCCGCGGCGGAGGCCATGAAGGAGCGGGGCTGGGGCACGCTGCTGGACCGGGCGGTGGAGGACGCGGTGCGGCTGCGTGAGGGGCCGCTGCCGGGGACCCTGGCGCGGCTGTGGGGCGCGCGCCAGGCGGAGCGGCGGTTGACGTGGCGCGTGTGGGGCGGGTTGCGGGAGCTGCTCGCCTCTCGCGAGGGCGCGGTGGAGGCAGTGGGCGCCTACGTGGAGCGGCTGGGAGAGCTGCACCGGGACGTCCTGATGCCGCTGTTCCTGTGGCTGCACGGCGACACGTTGCGACGCCACGTCCGGCTGTGGGGCGCGGTGGGCTACGCGCTGATGCAGATGGGGTGGATGGGCTGGGCCTGGCGCTGGATGCGTGACTGGCGCGACCACCCCGTGCGCGAGCTGCGTCCGTGGATGTTGCTCAACGTGACGGTGCTGAGCTACCTGCGGGGCAACACCTCGGAGTCCGAGGAGGCGGTGGCGCGGGGGCTGGGGCTGCCGGAGGACCACTCGCGCGCGAGCCTGCGGGTGTGGAACGCCTTCGTGCTGGCGCTGGGCGGCGCGCACCGTGCGTTGGACGCGGCGCTGGAGGGGCTGGAGGCTCCTTCCGACGAGCCCGTGTTGAAGTTGCTGAAGGGGCTGGCGGAGGCCGTGCGCGCCGCGCGCGTGGCGGGCGCCGAGGGCGCGAGGGTGGCGCTGCGCAAGGCGGAGGCGGCGGGGGGAGATTTGCGCTCGAACGGGCTGGCCCAGCGCGCCTGGCACGACGCGGTGGCGCGCATCCGCGACCAGGTGGGGCACGACGCGTGGAGGCGCTCGGGAGGGTGA